AAAGTTCAATGTCCACTTTTAAAGATTATAGACTAATCatgataattacaaaaatttttttttcttcttatttgtgaaataattttctctattttttttttattacacaaCAATAGatcttgtttttttatttaaagtgaatatcgaaaataatttatttgagcaAAAAATACgccggtttttttgtaattacacagaaaaaagaaaattttttaattcaagtaaTTTCCCCAGTTTTTTCATATGAAGTACTACTTTACAgtatacaatgtaatttttgtatttttcttttttccttaTATATCCTCCGGACattttctgataaaaaatagctatattgttatataattacactttaaacaatttaagtaTTAGTGTGAAGGTATGTCTTacagctattaaaaaaatacttagaCGGACACTAATTATAGACAAACAATATAATGTCTTAGACTATgatctagttttttttttattagattgatataaaatacaatagaGTGACACGTTTATTAACAGGATGACCAAACGCAACGTGACTCGCTAAACTTTTCTTGTAAAACACGCTTCCATATACGTAAAACATTTATGACTCAATCAGGTTAGGAGGTATCacgtaataaatttaatcttttttgCAAATTCTCATTCATTATactaaaactttaataattttaacacgaataaattctaaaaaaatacatgcaaagtattttttttttagtttttagcttaattttattttactaatctAAGATTAGCAgatatctgacaattttttgtaaaaaaaaaaaaatttctttatctttttttttaaatttctacaggtggaaaaaaaattttataacaattcatttctgtaaaaaatcctaaaaattgtcaaatgttAAAGcttagaaattttcaaatacgcttttaattaaaattttctgaaagtttaagttattgttaaaaaaataaaaaaaattctagtttttaacaattttatttgctgACACCTTTCAAAAAACTTTCAACAATTtgcatatttataatttttattcaaacaaaaaaaacaattattaaaaattgcattttttgtaattttaaattgaagttaaacaacaaaaaatattaattattattataccataagaaaaattcaaaatttactaaagaataatttttttactttcagatttaaaaaatccaaaagtgaAAATTTCGCGCCACGTGCGTTGATTGATCACGTGGTACGCCATCTTATCGACCGAACAGTCAGCACAAGCTGTCATTGGATTTTCCAAGATCACGTGACCTATTAACTGACGTTCGTCCCCACCAGTCGTGTTCATCGCGTACTATCTGGTGCAATCTAGTGTACGAGGAATGAGGATCGTCGGTGTGTACAGATATAATACCGAgtgaatatatatgtataattgtgAGCGGGTGCTGTACTGGCTCCGGGACTGGGGaaagttacagtaacaaacaAGCACGAGCAGGCAAAAGCTATTACAGCCTGGCCAAGACCCTTGAGGTCTTATGGATTAAGAGAACAAAGGATTTACAACGCCAAGTTTTTGTTAACGTTTATCGGAGTAATTATTTGATCATAATTGTCACCTGCCACAATTGTGACCGTCTCAttgtaattttcattatttatatatttatttgatttaataataattaaaatataagttCAAGTAGAACTATTTAATCAATTGAACATAAACACAATAATCATTTGTTTCATTTTAATATCAGTGATATcagttatataaatatatatagttacACTTGTGATTtaaatttgacagtttttttttttttttttcgctaaatctatatatttacatattgtGTATTTCTCGGAAATGTATGACGACAAATCAATACATACATCAGCTTTGCTTAAGTGAAACAACGTTGAAGTGGACTTTGAATCgagtttataataaatattattgttttacgAAATACACATAagattaattgtttttataaaatttatttttaataattgaatgtCTTATAATAAGTATCATTGTGATGATTAGATAAATGAGAcatgagttatttttttttttaattattgtccGATATTTAATTGTTGTAAACAGAACaaagatttaaataatagaTTGATAATTAACAACGATTGGTTAAATAGACGAGGCATATAAAATGTACAGCATGAACTACATTGGCAAGTTCATTAGCAACTTCCGTGatttttacaatgaaattAATGCGGCTACTCTTACTGGAGCTATTGATGTCATTGTCGTTGAGCAAGATGATGGATCATTCACTTGCTCGCCTTTTCATGTCAGATTCGGCAAACTTGGAGTTTTGAGATCGCGAGAGAAAGTGGTgagtattataatttattataattaaagaatttgaaactcatttttttaaatatttgatattcatttatcaattattagtTACTTAATCCAATTGTTTGTGTACTTTATTCAGTTATGAATTATTTACATTCAAGTTACGTCCATcatgaataataaatcaatatcgctaagaattttatcattaatcaactttttaacgtgtgataattaatttgtcaAATGacgttttaaattttgtttccgTGATAGAAATTTGTGGAGTAATATTGaatagtaattttataatgtataatattaATCAGGAAAGACTGAACTGTTATCTATCAatgtcattaaattataagtataataaaaatatttacttaaaaataaatttactgtttttgatgggagaaaaaaatttattcaatcaataatcataaaaatttttattgggtTAAAATAATAAGCGACATAATATTAAGTTTGTATTacgattaataattataaaattttcaggtgGATATCgaaataaatggagagccaaGACAAATTCAGATGAAACTAGGTGACTCTGGAGAAGCTTTTTTCGTCGAAGAAGTAAGCTCACATGGTCTTGAAAATGGCACTGAAATACCACCACACCTTGCTTGTTCACCTATACCAGATGACAATTGCTTTCCACCTCCTAGGTATGTAAAGgagttattaatatatattgatattaaagtgataatttaataatattttttaattatttattgttgacAGATTTCATTTATTATCTGATTTACCTCAAGAGCAGCATGAAAAGATACTACGCGATTCAGTGCTGTCGATAGAACGTGAAAAGTTGGAGCAGATGTCTTCGTTGCCAGTAGATCaacgtgaaaaatttttaatcgaacAATTTTCGGATTTACCTGCTGAACATCGAGAAAAATGGCTGCAAATAGCTTCGATGACATACGAAGAGCGCAGTAAAATATTTGAAGAAAGTTTGAGTGCAATGTCAACTCGACAAAAACAGCAAATGATACGTGATGAATATTCGGCGTTGAAGATAGAAGATAGAGAACGGttgtttaaagaaaattttccgGAACTGCCAGCTGAGCAGAGACCAAAGTTTGAGAAAGCATTGTTGAATGATTGGAAAAGCAAAGAGGATGACTATGAAGATGAAGAAAAATGGAAAGGTCACAATAAACTTTCGCTGCAAGCTGaggaagaaatttttgatatggaTAACATCAATGAAGATGAAACTAAACCTGTGTCAACACCAAAATCTTTCGTCGCTGTTACTTCAACggagagaataagaaaaataagcgttgttaataatgattttagaCCTATTACCGATGATCCGTCAAGTGATGCTAGAGAAAAAACTTCACGTGATGAATCTAGTATTgtggaaaaaaaatctcatGTTGAAGGAATCACAGATGAAGTTAAAGTTCAGACTTCATCGTCATCTAAACGTAAAAGGAGAAAGAAGAGTCTTATGAAGAAAAAAGGAGCTCAAAGAAAAGCAAGCAATGGAAGTAGCAGTCAAACAGAAGTCAGTGAGACTGAGACAACTCCACCAACTGAAGAATCACATAATGAACCAGTAAATACTTATTtgatatttctataaaaatattaatatttttattattaaataaattttaatttaaaaatattattttaggtaTTAAAGAACTCCAGTCCAATCATTGAAAGTGAAACCAAAACTACTGAAGAGTTACCACCACCATCGGATTATCATTTCTTCAGTGACACTGAAATTACTAAGtaagattaatattattatttattattttttcttagttatctaaatttttatgagtaaAGTATGTTACACTTGACAATGAGACAATTCATCATATTTACATAATAATCCATCATAACACTACTCCGAATACCGtagcattttttttgttgtaaaattgaatgttctttttttttactttttacctTAAAAGGAACCGGGATTCCAGGCCTTGCTCACCCGTACAATCTGACACGGAATTTGAGATGCGTAAAATTGAACAGCAACGTGAAGAAGGTAAAGAACACGAAGATGACAAAAGCCATCAGCAGAGTTGGAGATGGGGTGAATTACCAAGTCCACCAATTGATACGCCTCATGCTCTTAACTCTGTTACAACTGTTATTCAACCAAATGACGGTAAGTAATccaaaaatatgtattaataCAACTTTTAACcacaaaacttaaaattttaattaattcattatcattaatacaactgttaataacaataaaatataataaattaaataaaaacacttataataataatacattatcACAAATTGCTTATTACACTTTCTTCCACTAACCGTATTTGCTAACGGCTTTTCCAATGGTAGCAGAGGCACAACGTTCTATGCTCAGTGGTATGTTCTCCTTCATGAAGAAGACATCGCGCGTAAGACACAATCCAGAATCAGAGGGCATTTACCTGAGTGATTTGAATGCAGATGAATTGGATCCTGAAGTAGCTGCCCTTTATTTTCCCTCTTCCCATCGCGGAACTACCGTGGCGAAAGGTATACCATTTATCGCTTATACTCTGCACTACTATGttctattatcatttttttattatttactttgttttattattctaattacaTTCATCGCAATTCATTattacataatttattatcttatGGTGATAGTTGACTAAAAAACATTAATCCTcacccattttttttttttaattatatattaaaaaaaaaagtttatgcATAAGATTTTACAAGTTTTGTGGAAGTCAAATATGAATTTGAAAAGTATTTAAACAAAGAAGTTATAGAACAATATATCTATTACAGGAGATAAACAAGCTGACGAAGAAGATACTGAATCTGGTAATGGCCCAAGCTTACCACAGAGTCCTAACAGCGTAGAGGGTGCTATTGGAGGTCCAAAATCACTGGATAGTGATTTTGAAGAATCTAAACAATCATTGTTTGAGAATAATATTGATATAAGTTTATCATTATGTGGTGGCTTGGACACTGATGACGGTCCGAGTGAtgaattatttcaacaaaatttactTCAATACGACGATCTTTgtaatgatactaaattatacgaaaatccaaatttagtaattaaaataaatggtaaatattataattggACAACAGCTTGTCCAATTATTATTTCACTGGCTGCTTTTCAACGTGGCTTACCACAACATaccattgaaaatttatacgcGCAATATGGCTCACTGCCGATGCACCAAGACAATAAGAAAGAAACTGTCAGTAAAACAAACGAAACAAGAACCGGTTATAGTTCATGGTTCTCGTGGAGGCGTTCATCGACACAGCCGCCTAAAAAACTTTCCGAAACCGTTGACCAAGACGGACAGTCAATCCCGATAGAAAACAGTCAACCTACTGAATTATTAGAGCCTGCAATTGATGTCGAAGAAATTGACTCGCCATCTAAAACGTAAtgtatcttttaattttttttttttaagatttatggttgacaatcaaattaaatctCAATATCTAAATAGAATATctagatttaatttaaatattgtctgtttattttttttaattttattttaatgcttgttcttaatttttagtctagaaaaagaagaagaagaagaagaacagGTGATTGCAGAATTAAATGATGTAGAGAATGATTCATTGGGCAAGCCCGAAGAAAATAATATGGTTCAGTCATCAGTTGAACGAGCTAATGAAAAACCGGAAGGCGAAGGGTACAGCGGAAGTGAAGACTCAGATAGCAATCCAAACGAGACTCAAGGAGTTAGAATACCAGAACGACGAAGACCGTACTATGAATCTGGTGAAAAGTATCGCAAAACATTGAGACTTACGTCTGAACAAATAGAAAGCTTAAATCTTAAAGAAGGATCTAATGAAGTTGTATTTAGTGTTACTACGGCTTATCAAGGTACATCACGTTGTAAGTGTCACATTTATCGATGGAAATGGAAtgataaaatagtaatatCTGACATCGATGGAACTATTACGAAGTCTGATGTATTAGGACACATTCTGCCAATTGTAGGAAAAGACTGGGCCCAATCGGGTGTTGCTCAACTTTTTactaagattaaaaataatggttATAAGTTATTGTATTTATCAGCGCGTGCTATTGGCCAAGCACGTGGTACAAGACAGtatttgaaaagtataaaaCAGGATGATCTTTCACTTCCCGAAGGACCTCTACTTTTGAATCCCACCAGTCTTTTGTCTGCATTccatcgggaagttattgagaAAAAACCTGAGCAGTTTAAAATATCTTGTCTCAGTGATATTCAGGCGCTATTTCCTGAAGGTTCTAATCCGTTTTACGCTGGATATGGCAATCGAATAAATGTaagtgttttttaaatttacattttaacaatttatccaataaatttatttaataatttttttaaaggatGTGTGGGCTTATAGAGCTGTTGGTATTCCAATTAcacgaatttttacaattaatcatCGTGGAGAGTTGAAACATGAGTTGACTCAGACATTCCAGTCATcgtaagtattttattattacaataattttatttattacaataacaCTAAATAGTACAATTATAAcactataataatttacaaacttAATCAATTACTAACTCTCACTAATAATAAGCACGCATTttactaatatatttttttacctagtattatttttaatagtattggaatgttcaaaaaataatcagcgaATGAGTTACTAGCAAACTGACAGTATTAATAATCTTGAAAGTTAACTTCGAGGATAAAACAAAAACCCATCAACTAAAAATGGGACAAATATGATAGGCATCTAAGGGATATCCTATcggtgtaattaattaaaaaagttaaacagGATTATTTGACagggaaaaatatttatatgattGCAGCTATGCGTGTCAGAGTGATAGCGTCAATGATTTGTTCCCACCTCTACCCAGGGCAACCATTCACTGATGACAACACAACcatagacaatttttttttttactttttttagactattaattatttattctactgAATTTCGTGCAAATATTTATCACGGtgattttattagtattattatttaaataatatatctaACTATATTTCataaagaatataatttattttttaataacaaaaaaacgaTCCGCGTTTTAAATATAGCTTTTTAGCTTGCATATACGGTATTTGGTTGTCCGTCAACTtcttcttattatttataggGTAAGCACCTAATGAATTTAGCTCCGTTTAATCGTTATCAAtgcttatttataattttcattgcGTTATCCTGTATATATTATCATaacaacatttttattttattctccaATAATATCATCAACTAAGGTTGGCTTGCGTCATAGGGTATGCTTTGGGTGAACAATTTTGCTCTAAATGCTTAGCTGACTAATTCATTCATTGAATATTTCTCCTTCACAGATAATCTCCGATTCtaacattaacatttttatgtactcatattttataatttttattttaagtagacatagatcaaatttttaacttaaaaaaaaatttttttatctcctgataaatacatatttatttttttttaattaaatttaaaaaaattcaataactaataacattaaaaattatttgactttttaaattgatttctatttaacaaaaaaattataaattataactaatctATCAATGACACATTCATTTTGGTCATcgcaataattttatcaagccTAAATTGATATCTTATATCAGTCgacaaaaaattcatcaaaccaataataaaaatatataaaataataaaacgagATACTGattattatgaattaatgTTTCAGATACTCAAATATGAGTTACATTGTGGATCATTTATTCCCAGCATTGAGAGAAGATGCTTCTGATGAATTCAGTCATTTTTCATATTGGCGAGATCCAATTCCAGAATTGCCAAATCTCAATGAATTACTTATTGAAAATCAACCTTCTCAATAaggataaatattttatatttactgcattactatttattttgcATACACTAAATAACTATTCATATAAAAGGAAATGAAAAGAAAACTAAAGCCTTGATCGCTAACTTTTTTACTACATAGTCGCAACGACGATAAAATGCATAAATAactaaagaaaattgaaaaaaaaaaaaaaaaaaaaaaaatacattctCACCAGTACTTATTTATCGCTTTcctgttaattatattattatatactaATAAACAGGATATAAATGCAAGCtttgacaaaaaaagtatGACTAGATATTTTCAATGAATATATAGCATTCCAATTACTAATGAtacgtaaattattttattatacgtCAATATTTATGATTGGGAGTATTTTGAATTACAAATTTGTATGTACTAAAATGATGATACGAATacataactgaaaaaatatctatataattatttataggcCTATGCCTACAAATGGAGTTGTTTTAACTAacataaatgataaaaacaataacaatatataatttgaagaaaatagtTTCAGGGAATTTTCTAGTCTTGAATGTAAAACTAATTGATAAGCTTAGAATTCATTTAATCAttgtataattatgtataacaTACAGTGAAAATTTACTCACGGTATCATTCTTTATGACTAGCAAATaatagatgattttttttattttttcgtatcattcaaaatataatagttatttttcaatttagttGGTGTGATTCAGTAGGTATTGAAATTAGAgacaaaaaaagtaaactgcaAATCTAATTTTTCCATGTGATATTTCAAAGTGAATTGTAAAAGTTAAGAGTTTTCTTTATTTCCATGTAGAATGTGAAGcagaagaaaattatatttaaattatttagatagaTTGATAACAAAAAACGataacaaaaaagaaaatatttttttatttcacaattttgcaattgtatttttcattgataattattaagaatacAATTACAAAAAGTCTGAATAGTATGTTttataatacatatttatttatatttgtattatgtatcgtttgtttttttctttttgtcgATAAAGTTTTCCATGCAATGaacaaatatcgaaaataatCAAGTTGCAGAgcgatttaaaaaaaccaaagacttgataaaaaaaatgaaaaaaaatgatgcgTAATGAATGATTGTAACGGAAAGAACAGCTGGtagttaaaatttatgttgtatatattataaatttagttaaaaaaataataattttgtctaCGTTGTAGGTTTATTTAATTtcgttttattaataaattaagtttttcatttattaaagattgTAATTTACGttggtttatattttttgtagtcatttaatttattatacattCTCGAGTTAGTAAAAGTGTCTAAGGAATGACCTACAATAAAATGATCTCAGCTAGCACGCTTACTTGGCTTATTCTtcataaattgattgattgattagcCACTAGTTTAAAAGATCaagttataattatatcactttttagttaatttattacttgagCCTCAAATGCTATCTGTGTAACTTGTAGCCAAATCATTAAATGAAATGACGATTAAATGCGTAGCAATTGAGTTGATTTCTTATTTATTGCATGTTCccatcaaatttaatttaatataaaataaatcgatccttttgattaatattattttttaacttttggaCGCCCACGTTTTTTAGGCCGATTTCTAATTATTTCTTCACCGTCAGATATATCTATAGAGTCAATAGATGTAGCACTTCTGGGTCTCTCCGTATTTAAATACGACTCGAGCTTTGGATGTCCATGTGGATGTACAGGAATTTCTGATAGCCAGTTGTAAcctaactaaaattttatttttttagattgtcAACTATATAAATTCCAAGTTATATGTATAATTGAATttgatcataaaaataaatactgcAATTCTTACCCATAGAAGAATAAAGATTGTAAATATCATAAAGGCAATTGGTAAAGCCATATTAAAGTCagtcacaaaattttaataaaaaacatccaaaaattaataaaatttaataatttaatttagcaaACAGATTTAACtagcaattttctttgttTATATATTGTTTAGTGATTTCATTTGTCTCAAcgctcgttttttttttttttttaatttataaattaatattttaggagaaaaacacattcgaaaaaattttcatatataataaaaaaattgtattttatttataaaataataacaaaatattttacgtcTCATCGACAATTTCTGTTTCcatattttcaacattatcGTTATTATCAGCAGTCTTGATTTTTTGGTATCCCTTCTTTTTCGAGTAAAAACCAAGTGggattaatttaaatgttgCCAATTGCATACTAAACagtttctgaaaaaaaataattaaataaatatttatcgtgattaagtcattaaattaaaaatgatagtaatttataaattcttacTAATATTTTGGCTTGCTCTGGAGTAAGTGGAAATCCCTTTTTACAAACTTCATAATCTTTGATTAGTGTAACAACTCCTTTTTTAAGAGCCGTTGGCATACCAAGTTGTCTTAGATGAGGTTCAATGGCATGTGAAAAATCAGGTAAAGGTCCTTCGGGTAATACTATTGTTTCAGGAACAATAAATCCAGCTCTAGCGTACTCAACTTCTGAGTATTTATCCATCCAATCCAATAcctaaaccaaaatttatttattttatagaactcaagttaattttttaagaacagaaggataaataattataaattaaaaaaaaaattgaatcaaatattaaaattaattaacgattatttgaaataataaatttacctgacgtttagatttatttgtaaacaATAAACCACACTGTCCATGTAAATTATTAGCCAGTTTATGAATACCATCAGCAATCTCTTCCGCTGGTGTTTTTCCCATACCAATAgcaatgattttatttttaccaaagAAAAAACGACTGTCGACCCATTCTTCTCTTAAATTTTTCAGCTTATTATTGCGCATATTACGGACAGCAAATACACATATGCGATCGTATTTTTCCACACAATTTCTCACATCATCGATAATGTGATCCTTTAATGCTTTGCCTTTTTTGCTAGTTTTTGTAAGAGAAActgtaataaacaataataaacaattaataaatttataaatgtctaTTAGTGGATATAGgttagttttttaatattctaaattaaaacccaaataaaattttttttaaagaaaaaaattgtcactTACTTTTCTTGTCTCTTTTTGATTTCggcatttttaattatttttaaaaactatttaaatacactagtttacaattataattttatgagcTCTGATTTAGAGACCATGTGGTTGACCTCAAATTTCCAAAGATTAGTTTATAAGAAAAGGCGCTACAGTCTAATACCTTAAACATCAAGATGGCgctgttttaattttacaaaaaataacaataataatagtagtacAGTAAGTTAAGTTTTaactatcaataaaataaaaatttatcttacaaatatctaaataattttatataaataataaaataattataattaattaaaataatacagataaattgaataaaaatcggtatttaaaaataagagcgggaaatttaaaataaacggaaacgcataaaattaataacatgcGCAGTTAAAGATGGCGATTTCCTTGGTCGCAAAGCACCATCATCAGTGCACTGTGTAAAACTATAGTGTTAACAGGAGCCGTTGTAATACACTAAAGCATCGAGATTTTCCAGACCGCTAACTGCATCCGTTATTAggtgagtttttaaaataattataaaattataagtgataAGTTATTGATAAGTATGGAATAATATTAAGTGACAAATATCAagcgttaaataataaattttaatttattgttcatACGATATatatgttttataaattatgtgaaattgtCGAGACAGCCGAGTGAACCCCGTAGCCATTAAATCTGCCGACGTTACTGTCCCCACGATCTAGTCGCGTCAGTTTGTCTAAAAACGCCCTTTAAGGCCATACAaggtaatatttataatttttcatattattaaaTACTGATTACCTACATctctatatattttacaataacctaaaaatagttattaccTATCGGTCattaatgaaaaagaaaaaaagaatttcagttttttttctttttttttttttattccagtCATGCGATATGAATGCGGCTCGTATGCGAATGACGCACGTTACATTAGAGTAAGAAAACAAGATATAGAGATTGTTAAACGACAAAGACATTCGGACATTTTTTGATCTTTtatcttttttcaatttgctATCTCTGTTGCTCTTTTTTACTCACTCGAAATACTACGGCTGCCATCTTGTTTTGCACGCCGGCGAATTCCAAGACTTTCTCGCTGGTTATTTACGggaaataaaattcttctGTACATTTATAGTTACTGAGTAACagtaagtttaataaattattaagatatttattttaaaattttttattgacgagtaacatttttttattttacatagtTGTTAAATGACGTTATTGGAAACGCACTTGAGGGGAGTGCCCTTGCGCCATATTGCTTTACTCACCGGCgacgattaattattttatatcgttaaaaaaaaaaaaaaaaaaaaaaacgaaaaacaAGC
This sequence is a window from Cotesia glomerata isolate CgM1 unplaced genomic scaffold, MPM_Cglom_v2.3 scaffold_25, whole genome shotgun sequence. Protein-coding genes within it:
- the LOC123274176 gene encoding phosphatidate phosphatase LPIN1 isoform X4; translated protein: MYSMNYIGKFISNFRDFYNEINAATLTGAIDVIVVEQDDGSFTCSPFHVRFGKLGVLRSREKVVDIEINGEPRQIQMKLGDSGEAFFVEEVSSHGLENGTEIPPHLACSPIPDDNCFPPPRFHLLSDLPQEQHEKILRDSVLSIEREKLEQMSSLPVDQREKFLIEQFSDLPAEHREKWLQIASMTYEERSKIFEESLSAMSTRQKQQMIRDEYSALKIEDRERLFKENFPELPAEQRPKFEKALLNDWKSKEDDYEDEEKWKGHNKLSLQAEEEIFDMDNINEDETKPVSTPKSFVAVTSTERIRKISVVNNDFRPITDDPSSDAREKTSRDESSIVEKKSHVEGITDEVKVQTSSSSKRKRRKKSLMKKKGAQRKASNGSSSQTEVSETETTPPTEESHNEPVLKNSSPIIESETKTTEELPPPSDYHFFSDTEITKNRDSRPCSPVQSDTEFEMRKIEQQREEGKEHEDDKSHQQSWRWGELPSPPIDTPHALNSVTTVIQPNDGDKQADEEDTESGNGPSLPQSPNSVEGAIGGPKSLDSDFEESKQSLFENNIDISLSLCGGLDTDDGPSDELFQQNLLQYDDLCNDTKLYENPNLVIKINGKYYNWTTACPIIISLAAFQRGLPQHTIENLYAQYGSLPMHQDNKKETVSKTNETRTGYSSWFSWRRSSTQPPKKLSETVDQDGQSIPIENSQPTELLEPAIDVEEIDSPSKTLEKEEEEEEQVIAELNDVENDSLGKPEENNMVQSSVERANEKPEGEGYSGSEDSDSNPNETQGVRIPERRRPYYESGEKYRKTLRLTSEQIESLNLKEGSNEVVFSVTTAYQGTSRCKCHIYRWKWNDKIVISDIDGTITKSDVLGHILPIVGKDWAQSGVAQLFTKIKNNGYKLLYLSARAIGQARGTRQYLKSIKQDDLSLPEGPLLLNPTSLLSAFHREVIEKKPEQFKISCLSDIQALFPEGSNPFYAGYGNRINDVWAYRAVGIPITRIFTINHRGELKHELTQTFQSSYSNMSYIVDHLFPALREDASDEFSHFSYWRDPIPELPNLNELLIENQPSQ
- the LOC123274176 gene encoding phosphatidate phosphatase LPIN2 isoform X1, whose translation is MYSMNYIGKFISNFRDFYNEINAATLTGAIDVIVVEQDDGSFTCSPFHVRFGKLGVLRSREKVVDIEINGEPRQIQMKLGDSGEAFFVEEVSSHGLENGTEIPPHLACSPIPDDNCFPPPRFHLLSDLPQEQHEKILRDSVLSIEREKLEQMSSLPVDQREKFLIEQFSDLPAEHREKWLQIASMTYEERSKIFEESLSAMSTRQKQQMIRDEYSALKIEDRERLFKENFPELPAEQRPKFEKALLNDWKSKEDDYEDEEKWKGHNKLSLQAEEEIFDMDNINEDETKPVSTPKSFVAVTSTERIRKISVVNNDFRPITDDPSSDAREKTSRDESSIVEKKSHVEGITDEVKVQTSSSSKRKRRKKSLMKKKGAQRKASNGSSSQTEVSETETTPPTEESHNEPVLKNSSPIIESETKTTEELPPPSDYHFFSDTEITKNRDSRPCSPVQSDTEFEMRKIEQQREEGKEHEDDKSHQQSWRWGELPSPPIDTPHALNSVTTVIQPNDAEAQRSMLSGMFSFMKKTSRVRHNPESEGIYLSDLNADELDPEVAALYFPSSHRGTTVAKGDKQADEEDTESGNGPSLPQSPNSVEGAIGGPKSLDSDFEESKQSLFENNIDISLSLCGGLDTDDGPSDELFQQNLLQYDDLCNDTKLYENPNLVIKINGKYYNWTTACPIIISLAAFQRGLPQHTIENLYAQYGSLPMHQDNKKETVSKTNETRTGYSSWFSWRRSSTQPPKKLSETVDQDGQSIPIENSQPTELLEPAIDVEEIDSPSKTLEKEEEEEEQVIAELNDVENDSLGKPEENNMVQSSVERANEKPEGEGYSGSEDSDSNPNETQGVRIPERRRPYYESGEKYRKTLRLTSEQIESLNLKEGSNEVVFSVTTAYQGTSRCKCHIYRWKWNDKIVISDIDGTITKSDVLGHILPIVGKDWAQSGVAQLFTKIKNNGYKLLYLSARAIGQARGTRQYLKSIKQDDLSLPEGPLLLNPTSLLSAFHREVIEKKPEQFKISCLSDIQALFPEGSNPFYAGYGNRINDVWAYRAVGIPITRIFTINHRGELKHELTQTFQSSYSNMSYIVDHLFPALREDASDEFSHFSYWRDPIPELPNLNELLIENQPSQ